The stretch of DNA CGGAGAACAGGCGGACCTTCTCTAAAACAGAAAAAACCAGAAATGTATTCCATTCCAGCTTGTGTTTTTAGAATAAACGTTTGAATGTGTTCTCCATTAAAATAATGAGCAGAAATCGCACAAAAGGCTTGTTCTCCAACATATTGTATGTCAATGCCAAATAAAATGTCATAGGGAGTAAAATCAAAGGGAGTAGAGGGGATGACTACTTGTTTGGCTAACCATTCTTGTTCATCACGCAATAAATCTAGATCCATAAATAACTTAACTGTTGATTTGATTGTCAATAATACAACCATCTTTCATGACTAGGGTTCTGTCGCTCATCTTTGCCAATTCGGGATTGTGTGTAACAATGACAAAGGTTTGTTGATGCTTATCTCTCAATTCAAAAAATAACTCATGAAGCTGTTGAGAGGTTTCTGTGTCTAAATTTCCAGAAGGCTCATCCGCTAAAATTACTGCGGGTTCGTTCATCATGGCACGAGCAACGGCTACTCGTTGTTGCTCTCCTCCTGATAGCTCAGAAGGTTTGTGGTTTATGCGATCTTGAAGCCCTAGATCAGTGAGCAGTTGTTGTGCACGAGCAGTTGCCTCTTTTTCAGATTTTTTTTGGATATAAGCGGGGATACAAACATTTTCAAGTGCTGTAAATTCAGGCAATAAATGATGGAATTGAAAGACAAAACCAATTTGATTATTGCGGAAAGAAGAAAGCTCTTTTTCAGAAAGGTTATGAATTGCCACCCCATTAATGTCCAAACTCCCTTCGTCGGGAAAATCTAAGGTGCCAATGATGTGTAGTAAAGTGCTTTTTCCTGCACCAGATTTGCCAACAATAGAAACAATTTCTCCCTTTTTTATGGCTAAATCAACTCCTTTGAGAACAGTAAGATTTTCGTATGTTTTTTTGATATTTTTTGCGTGTATCATTGATGCTTTTTTCAAACTTATAAACTCTGTAAACAGGACATTGCACAGTAGAAAAGAAAACAAACCAACAAGATTCCTGCCAACATCTTTAACAATAAAACAGAGAGAATAACGCCAACAATAGTAAGAACAATTTGTAAAATTGTCTTTTTTCCTTCTGAAGCGCTACCCTCTACAGGCTGGTGTTCTCGACGAAGTATTTCTGCTTCTGCAATGGCAACGGCATCGGTTCCCCAAGTCGCTGGATTTTTAACAATTTCTAATAATACAGCCATCGAAGCACTTGGGATTTGTGCCAAAGATAAGCTAGAATCATCAGAAGCGTTTTTTCTTTCTTTTAACAAGAACATAGCAGCAGCAACTTCATTATCGGAAGGCTCTTCAAATCGCCCTGCAATAATATCTTTTAATTGATCGTTGCTATAACCCCAAAATTTTTCTTTGTAGTGATTAACGGTATTCATTGTTATAACAGATTAAAGCTTGCTAAAATAATGTCTTAGAATTAAGCGAACAAAGGCTAATTCCAATAATAACATACTGCTCTTGTTTATTCCAAAAATAAGAAAATTCTATAGACTTCTCATTACTTTATGAATTTAACCTGTATTTTCAGCCTATCGAAGGATTGCAAGGTCTAAAATTTAAAACCCAAAATGGTAATAGTTGTCCTATGCGTTCAACGTTCTACACGGTTTATCGGACAAAAAAGCATTTAATAAATACAAAATAGACAAATCATAAAGATGGATCAAATATTTAAAGATTTAAAAGTAATTGAGCTAGCTTCTGTTTTGGCAGGACCAGCAGTAGGGCTTTTTTTTGCAGAATTAGGAGCAAAGGTTGTTAAGGTAGAAAACAAAAAAGGGGGAGGAGATATTACCCGAACCTGGCGCTTGGCTTCCGAAGACAAAAATGCTCCTGTATCGGCTTATTATTGTGCAATAAATTGGAACAAAGAGGTTTTATTGGTTGATCTTTCTACCACAGAAGGAAAGGAGCAGGTTTATGAATTGGTTCGAGAGGCAGATGTTGTGATTGCCAATTATAAAAAGAAATCGGCACAAAAACTAGGGGTAGATTATGCACAATTAAAAGCCATCAATGCTACCTTGATTTATGCCAATATTTCTGGTTTTGGGGAGGAAAGTGAACGAGTTGCTTTTGATGTCGTTTTGCAAGCAGAATCTGGATTTATGTATATGAACGGGCAGCCAGAGAGCCCTCCAACAAAAATGCCTGTAGCTCTTATTGATATTTTGGCAGCACACCAGCTCAAAGAGGGAATTCTAGTGGCTTTGTTGCAGCGTTATCAATCTGGAAAGGGCGCTTATGTAAGTGTTTCTTTATTGGAAGCCGCAGTGGCTTCTTTAGCGAACCAAGCTACCAATTGGCTAATGGCAGGACACATTCCACAACGAATGGGGTCTTTGCATCCCAATATTGCACCTTATGGAGAATTGTTTGAGACAAAAGACAACAAATTACTGATTCTATCGATTGGATCTAATCGACAGTTTGTTCAATTGTGTAATAGTTTAGAGCGTTTCGATTTATTGGAGCAAGAAATTTATAAAACCAATGGATCAAGAGTCAAAAATAGAACCTCATTAGCGGAGGAACTAAGACAATCTTTTGGAGAATTTGAAGCGGCTATAATCTTAGAACGTTGTCATCAAAATTTTGTTCCAATAGGTTTAGTACGCAATATGAAAGAAGTTTTTGAGCAGGAAACGGCAGCTAAAATGCTATTAGAAGAAGAAATTGATGGAATGAAAACATTGAGGGTAAAAACGGCAGCATTTAAATTAGACATGGACTAATTTGAAACAATTCTGAATAATAATTCTTTTAAGCAAGGAGCAATTTCCTATCTTTCATTCAGTGATATTTCATTATCTTTGTGGCATTATATCATAAAATTACTTAAGATATTTGAGAAAGGTATTTGTTAAGCCTTTAAGTCAAGGTTTTATGTGGTTTTAATAACAAGAAAAATATCATGAAATATATTGTTTTAGTATTAGCGCTTGCTTTTATTTATGGTGCTTGTGCTCCTTCTAGCGAAAACGCTTCTGGTTTGCCTGTGATTGGTTTTAAAACATTGGTAGAGAAAGAAGTAAATGGTAAAAAAGTAGTTGATTCTGTAGATCATGTCATTCCTGCTTTTTCATTTGTCAATCAAGACAGCAATGAAATTACAGAGGCAACCGTAAAAAATAAAATTTATTTAGTAGACTTTTTCTTTACTTCTTGCCCTACAATTTGCCCTAAGGTCAAAAAGAATATGAAAAAGGTTTACGAAG from Aureispira anguillae encodes:
- a CDS encoding CaiB/BaiF CoA transferase family protein, yielding MDQIFKDLKVIELASVLAGPAVGLFFAELGAKVVKVENKKGGGDITRTWRLASEDKNAPVSAYYCAINWNKEVLLVDLSTTEGKEQVYELVREADVVIANYKKKSAQKLGVDYAQLKAINATLIYANISGFGEESERVAFDVVLQAESGFMYMNGQPESPPTKMPVALIDILAAHQLKEGILVALLQRYQSGKGAYVSVSLLEAAVASLANQATNWLMAGHIPQRMGSLHPNIAPYGELFETKDNKLLILSIGSNRQFVQLCNSLERFDLLEQEIYKTNGSRVKNRTSLAEELRQSFGEFEAAIILERCHQNFVPIGLVRNMKEVFEQETAAKMLLEEEIDGMKTLRVKTAAFKLDMD
- a CDS encoding ABC transporter ATP-binding protein, whose translation is MIHAKNIKKTYENLTVLKGVDLAIKKGEIVSIVGKSGAGKSTLLHIIGTLDFPDEGSLDINGVAIHNLSEKELSSFRNNQIGFVFQFHHLLPEFTALENVCIPAYIQKKSEKEATARAQQLLTDLGLQDRINHKPSELSGGEQQRVAVARAMMNEPAVILADEPSGNLDTETSQQLHELFFELRDKHQQTFVIVTHNPELAKMSDRTLVMKDGCIIDNQINS